In Treponema pectinovorum, a single genomic region encodes these proteins:
- the ispH gene encoding 4-hydroxy-3-methylbut-2-enyl diphosphate reductase: MKIIRAEKMGFCAGVRRAVMTANNALSEKGNGKVYTFGPLIHNPVALKKFEENGLEILSEENISILKKGDTVVIRAHGISPEIQDLLEKTGAKILNGTCPIVQKNQKKCCEYAKNGYVIFFTGDKNHGEVVGIEGAAKKGAFQKKLPLNFILIKSVEEALEKLGELEKNFKIEKSVLISQTTFSVKVFEEIAASLKTHLSDIEIVKSICPATYDRQDSLDELCSKVEGVLVIGGKSSANTNRLYDKALKLCNMAALIEDASEIPEVFFKLKVVGLTAGASTPDDVIDEVEKALQH; encoded by the coding sequence ATGAAGATTATCCGTGCGGAAAAGATGGGGTTTTGTGCTGGCGTTCGTCGTGCGGTTATGACTGCAAACAATGCGCTAAGCGAAAAAGGAAATGGCAAAGTTTATACTTTTGGTCCGTTGATTCACAATCCTGTTGCTTTAAAAAAGTTTGAAGAAAACGGTCTTGAAATTTTATCCGAAGAAAATATTTCGATATTAAAAAAAGGCGATACTGTTGTTATAAGGGCGCATGGAATCTCTCCAGAAATTCAAGATTTGCTTGAAAAAACAGGAGCAAAAATCTTAAATGGAACCTGTCCAATCGTTCAAAAAAATCAAAAAAAATGCTGCGAATACGCAAAAAACGGCTATGTGATTTTTTTTACCGGCGATAAAAATCATGGCGAAGTTGTTGGCATTGAAGGTGCTGCAAAAAAAGGCGCGTTTCAAAAAAAACTTCCACTAAATTTTATCCTGATAAAATCCGTAGAAGAAGCACTCGAAAAACTTGGCGAATTGGAGAAAAACTTTAAAATTGAAAAATCTGTTTTGATAAGCCAAACGACTTTCAGCGTAAAGGTTTTTGAAGAAATTGCCGCTTCTCTAAAAACTCATCTTTCTGATATAGAAATTGTAAAATCAATCTGCCCTGCAACTTACGACAGGCAGGACAGTTTAGACGAACTTTGCAGCAAAGTTGAAGGCGTTTTGGTAATCGGTGGAAAATCCAGCGCAAATACAAACAGGCTTTACGACAAAGCGTTAAAACTTTGCAATATGGCAGCATTGATAGAAGATGCCTCTGAAATTCCTGAAGTTTTTTTTAAACTTAAAGTTGTGGGACTTACAGCAGGTGCAAGCACTCCAGACGACGTTATAGACGAGGTTGAAAAAGCATTGCAGCATTAA
- a CDS encoding methyl-accepting chemotaxis protein produces the protein MSQPKKIFSLKYKILIILNILLLSSTGMFLFFAIRFSSNSVKENVRTQILEKAKDTSLLIDSRIESIWNYLDGIARSDEFKNNSLSLLQKLQLLKKDLTFNSNVFFFGITDLNGLRHTTGLEVTQVDDRDWFQASKGGKKFVAPPRISRVTGKLTMVFSVPILDDSGTVVAVLDAGFDGYWLSMQVDDIMVGKTGSAYIIDAEANVVGHKNRKLVETLFNSIKEAESNPAYEEIAGFTKLALSSKEAGTGSYFWDGKDRLSAHSKIKYNNWLVCVSAPTDEFLKGIVTLRRILLLSILSVVFVVEIFFLFLVTKFLQPINKVVSALKGISEGEGDLTKRIPLSGNDEITELSRFFNNTMEKIRDSINSVGENSVSMKETGDELANNMAQSASALNEISANIESIKKQSQTQSSSVTETTATIEEIIRTIENLNAGIEHQVASVAQSSASVEEMVSNIDSITHSLEKTDSAVKALAAATSEGKSTLVASNTVTQRIAEESGGLIEASDVIQNIASQTNLLAMNAAIEAAHAGEAGKGFAVVADEIRKLAEESSVQGKLITETLNNLSEEIESLSKNAEIVEEKFNVIFELSENVQNMSSEITNAMREQKTGSHEVLSAIKVISDVTSEVKNGSDEMLIGGRGMAEEMEKLDGITKLFSEAIKEMAIGISQINVSMQDINSITQQNRENIENLRDEVGKFKV, from the coding sequence ATGTCACAACCAAAAAAAATTTTTTCATTAAAATATAAAATTTTAATAATTTTAAATATTTTACTTTTGTCTTCGACAGGAATGTTCCTTTTCTTTGCTATACGGTTTAGTTCTAATTCTGTAAAAGAAAACGTTCGTACTCAAATTTTGGAAAAAGCTAAGGATACTTCTCTCTTAATTGATAGCAGAATTGAGTCCATTTGGAATTATTTGGATGGTATTGCAAGAAGTGATGAATTTAAAAATAATTCTCTTTCTCTTCTTCAGAAACTTCAACTTTTAAAAAAAGATTTAACTTTTAATTCCAATGTATTTTTTTTTGGAATTACAGATTTAAATGGTTTAAGGCATACAACAGGTCTTGAAGTAACACAGGTTGATGACAGAGACTGGTTTCAAGCTTCTAAAGGTGGCAAAAAATTTGTTGCACCACCACGCATAAGTCGCGTGACTGGCAAACTTACTATGGTATTCAGCGTGCCTATTTTAGATGATAGCGGAACAGTTGTTGCCGTTTTGGATGCAGGATTTGATGGTTATTGGCTTTCTATGCAAGTTGATGACATTATGGTTGGAAAAACTGGAAGTGCCTATATCATAGATGCAGAAGCAAATGTTGTAGGACATAAAAATAGAAAACTTGTTGAAACCTTGTTCAATTCTATCAAAGAAGCGGAATCTAATCCTGCCTATGAAGAAATTGCAGGTTTTACTAAACTCGCATTAAGTAGCAAAGAAGCAGGAACTGGAAGTTATTTTTGGGACGGAAAGGACAGACTGTCGGCACATTCAAAAATCAAGTACAACAATTGGCTTGTCTGTGTAAGTGCTCCTACAGATGAATTCCTTAAAGGAATTGTAACTTTGCGTCGCATTCTTTTGCTTAGTATTTTGTCGGTTGTCTTTGTTGTTGAAATTTTCTTTTTATTCTTGGTTACAAAATTTTTGCAGCCTATAAATAAAGTTGTAAGCGCATTAAAAGGAATTTCTGAAGGTGAAGGCGATTTAACAAAACGCATCCCACTTTCTGGTAATGATGAAATAACGGAACTTTCAAGATTCTTCAATAATACTATGGAAAAAATACGCGATTCTATAAATTCTGTTGGAGAAAATTCCGTTTCTATGAAAGAAACTGGAGATGAACTTGCCAATAATATGGCTCAATCTGCTAGTGCCTTAAACGAAATAAGTGCAAATATCGAAAGCATAAAAAAGCAGTCGCAAACTCAATCTTCAAGCGTTACAGAAACCACTGCAACTATAGAAGAAATAATAAGAACGATAGAAAATCTCAATGCAGGAATTGAACATCAAGTTGCTTCTGTCGCTCAATCTTCTGCCTCTGTAGAAGAAATGGTTTCTAATATAGATTCTATAACTCACTCTTTGGAAAAAACCGACTCTGCAGTAAAGGCTCTCGCTGCTGCTACTTCTGAAGGAAAAAGCACCTTGGTTGCATCTAATACCGTTACACAAAGAATTGCAGAAGAATCTGGCGGACTTATAGAAGCGAGCGATGTTATTCAAAATATTGCAAGCCAGACAAACCTTCTTGCAATGAACGCAGCAATAGAAGCGGCACACGCAGGCGAAGCTGGAAAAGGTTTTGCGGTTGTTGCCGATGAAATACGAAAATTGGCAGAAGAATCAAGCGTACAAGGAAAGTTGATTACAGAGACTCTCAATAATTTGAGTGAAGAAATCGAAAGCCTTTCTAAAAATGCGGAAATCGTAGAAGAAAAATTCAATGTGATATTCGAACTTTCCGAGAACGTTCAAAATATGAGTTCTGAAATAACAAATGCGATGCGCGAACAAAAAACAGGAAGCCATGAAGTTCTTTCTGCAATAAAAGTGATAAGCGATGTTACTTCCGAAGTAAAAAATGGTTCTGACGAAATGCTCATTGGTGGACGCGGTATGGCAGAGGAAATGGAAAAATTGGATGGAATAACCAAACTATTCTCAGAAGCGATAAAAGAGATGGCAATTGGAATTTCGCAGATAAATGTTTCTATGCAAGATATAAATAGTATTACACAGCAAAACAGAGAAAATATTGAAAACCTGCGAGACGAAGTGGGAAAATTCAAGGTCTAA
- a CDS encoding NAD(P)H-dependent glycerol-3-phosphate dehydrogenase, with amino-acid sequence MKFKKVGVIGAGAWGTGLAQAIARGGHKVQMWAREQDVVDGINKNHENKRYLPGYPLSENMSASSEIKEVASDKDFLILASPSLYLASCAKQLLEVEDVAEGKTTIGVITKGFITSVQGPKLVLETLEGVLPECYKKSLVYISGPSHAEEVAMGKLTGLIAASENPKNSIRFRELMTVPGLMVYSSLDVIGVQICAAAKNVIAIVYGALDAIAEHSDKFGDNAESLLLAAGLNEIQTLGMAMGATHPETFTSIAGVGDLEVTCRSKYGRNRRFGQDMIRTDMLDKFSDLDDLIERIGEIGYLSEGAVACKYVHEIAQKLGIKLLICEGLYRILNKEIKPTELINRLLTSGKID; translated from the coding sequence ATGAAATTCAAGAAAGTTGGTGTCATCGGTGCAGGTGCGTGGGGTACGGGACTTGCCCAGGCGATTGCTCGTGGTGGACATAAGGTTCAAATGTGGGCTAGAGAACAGGATGTAGTTGACGGAATCAATAAAAATCACGAAAACAAACGCTATCTTCCTGGCTATCCGCTTTCAGAAAATATGAGTGCTTCTTCTGAAATAAAAGAAGTTGCAAGCGATAAAGATTTTTTGATTTTAGCTTCGCCATCTTTGTATCTTGCATCTTGCGCAAAACAACTTTTGGAAGTTGAAGATGTTGCAGAGGGAAAAACAACTATTGGCGTAATAACAAAGGGATTTATCACTTCTGTACAAGGCCCAAAACTCGTGCTGGAAACTTTAGAAGGAGTGCTCCCTGAATGTTATAAAAAATCTCTCGTTTACATTTCTGGCCCTTCTCATGCAGAAGAAGTTGCAATGGGAAAACTTACTGGACTTATCGCTGCATCTGAAAATCCAAAAAACTCAATACGCTTTAGAGAATTGATGACAGTTCCTGGTCTTATGGTTTACTCTTCTTTAGATGTGATTGGAGTTCAGATTTGTGCAGCGGCAAAAAACGTAATTGCAATCGTTTACGGCGCTTTGGACGCAATAGCAGAACATTCCGACAAATTTGGCGACAATGCAGAATCCTTGCTTTTGGCAGCAGGTCTTAACGAAATTCAAACGCTTGGAATGGCGATGGGCGCAACTCATCCAGAAACCTTTACTTCGATTGCAGGTGTTGGTGACCTTGAAGTTACTTGCCGTTCAAAATATGGGCGGAATCGTCGTTTTGGTCAGGATATGATAAGAACCGATATGCTTGATAAATTTTCAGATTTGGACGATTTAATTGAGCGCATTGGCGAAATCGGTTATCTTTCGGAAGGTGCGGTTGCCTGCAAATATGTTCACGAAATCGCACAAAAACTGGGAATAAAACTTTTGATTTGTGAAGGTCTTTACAGGATTTTAAACAAAGAAATAAAACCTACCGAGCTTATAAATCGTCTTTTGACTAGCGGAAAAATCGATTAA
- the ffh gene encoding signal recognition particle protein, whose translation MLEKITNTFAGIVRTIGGKSTITEKNIEETVEQIKMALLEADVNLRVVRRFVNSTIEEAKGEKVLKAVDPGQQFVKIIYDRLVKMLGDQKVDLSLKGPDTQSVILLLGLQGAGKTTAAHKLAFRLLKENRKPLLVACDLVRPAAVEQLKILGEKINVPVYFEAGARDAVKVCKNALTYAKKNALDTVIVDTAGRLQIDEDMMEELIAIKKALNPQETLLVADSMTGQSAVDIAKAFDEQLSLSGVILTKFDSDARGGAALSLKTITEKPILFIGTGEKTEDFEPFHPERIASRILGMGDIVSLVEKAQQTVDEEEAKKMQEKMARNEFTLDDMLLQFESVNKMGSVSSILDMIPGLSGQIDESKLDLSGMKRQKAIIQAMTAKERRNYLIIGPSRRKRIAKGSGTSVSEVNKLLKQFEKTRLTMKKLTKNKGMQAKLMQGMAGLSGGGMGGFPGNFSGFGR comes from the coding sequence ATGCTTGAAAAAATTACAAATACATTTGCCGGTATAGTACGCACGATTGGCGGAAAATCTACAATCACAGAAAAAAATATCGAGGAAACTGTTGAACAGATAAAGATGGCTCTTCTCGAAGCAGATGTTAATCTCAGAGTTGTTCGTCGCTTTGTCAATTCAACAATAGAAGAAGCCAAAGGCGAAAAAGTTCTTAAAGCGGTAGACCCTGGGCAGCAGTTTGTAAAAATTATCTACGATCGCCTTGTTAAAATGCTCGGCGATCAAAAAGTTGACCTTTCATTAAAAGGTCCAGACACTCAATCTGTAATCCTACTTTTAGGGCTTCAGGGTGCAGGAAAAACTACAGCTGCTCATAAACTTGCATTTAGACTTTTAAAAGAAAACAGAAAGCCTCTTTTGGTTGCCTGCGATTTGGTTAGGCCTGCCGCAGTAGAGCAGTTAAAGATTTTGGGCGAAAAGATAAATGTTCCTGTTTACTTTGAAGCCGGTGCAAGAGATGCTGTTAAAGTTTGCAAAAATGCTCTTACTTATGCAAAGAAAAACGCTCTTGATACTGTAATTGTGGATACTGCAGGGCGACTTCAAATTGATGAAGATATGATGGAAGAATTGATTGCTATAAAAAAAGCACTCAATCCACAGGAGACACTCCTCGTCGCAGATTCTATGACAGGCCAAAGCGCTGTTGATATTGCAAAAGCGTTCGATGAGCAGCTTTCTCTTTCTGGCGTTATCCTTACAAAATTCGATTCTGATGCAAGAGGTGGTGCAGCCCTTTCTCTAAAAACCATCACGGAAAAACCGATTTTGTTCATTGGTACGGGCGAAAAGACAGAGGATTTTGAGCCTTTCCATCCAGAGCGCATTGCCAGCAGAATTTTGGGCATGGGCGATATCGTAAGCCTTGTAGAAAAAGCTCAGCAGACAGTTGATGAAGAAGAAGCAAAAAAAATGCAGGAAAAGATGGCTCGCAACGAGTTCACCTTGGACGATATGCTTTTGCAGTTTGAAAGTGTAAATAAAATGGGCAGCGTTTCTTCAATTTTGGATATGATTCCAGGTTTGTCTGGACAGATAGACGAAAGTAAACTCGACCTTTCTGGAATGAAAAGACAAAAGGCGATAATTCAAGCGATGACCGCGAAGGAAAGACGCAATTATCTTATAATAGGTCCAAGCCGCAGAAAACGAATTGCAAAAGGAAGCGGAACCAGCGTTTCTGAAGTGAATAAACTTTTAAAACAGTTTGAAAAGACAAGACTCACAATGAAAAAATTGACAAAGAATAAAGGAATGCAGGCAAAACTCATGCAGGGAATGGCAGGTCTTTCTGGTGGTGGGATGGGCGGATTCCCTGGCAATTTTTCAGGTTTTGGACGATGA
- a CDS encoding isoamylase: MKSIFIASIFFAFLLTPVLAKNVAEKKDTYDYDSIVRSINDVTQPLVIDGYAVFTAENNARNVGIAFDFENYSKIHSYKLRKIYDYEGKETRSWYFFILELPKKIESISYKLIIDGLWTADPTNKNTIYDSQNGIQLSYLELPKIDEMITQTVNEGFTKFVCKSSSGQRIRLAGTFTNWDSWIYEMQEVQPGTYEITLPLPSGTYYYAYYTGLTRFIDETNPEKAYTKDGNIASKITVN; this comes from the coding sequence ATGAAAAGCATTTTTATCGCATCAATTTTTTTTGCATTTTTGTTAACTCCTGTTCTTGCAAAAAATGTTGCAGAAAAAAAAGATACTTACGACTACGACAGCATAGTGCGCTCTATAAATGATGTAACACAGCCGTTGGTAATAGACGGATATGCGGTTTTTACGGCAGAAAACAATGCAAGAAATGTTGGCATAGCCTTTGATTTTGAAAATTATTCAAAAATTCACTCATATAAACTCAGAAAAATTTACGACTACGAAGGAAAAGAAACTCGTTCGTGGTATTTTTTTATATTAGAATTGCCAAAAAAAATCGAATCGATTTCCTACAAATTGATAATAGACGGATTGTGGACAGCGGATCCCACAAATAAAAACACAATTTACGACAGCCAAAATGGAATTCAGCTTTCGTATCTTGAACTTCCAAAAATTGACGAAATGATAACACAAACCGTAAATGAGGGGTTTACAAAGTTTGTATGCAAAAGCAGTTCTGGTCAAAGAATTAGACTTGCAGGAACTTTTACAAATTGGGACAGTTGGATTTATGAGATGCAGGAAGTTCAACCCGGAACTTACGAAATTACGCTTCCTCTTCCAAGCGGAACTTACTACTACGCATATTACACAGGTTTAACGCGTTTTATAGACGAAACTAATCCCGAAAAAGCCTATACAAAAGATGGAAATATAGCGAGCAAGATTACCGTAAATTAA
- the flcA gene encoding periplasmic flagellar collar protein FlcA encodes MPGLNQLKKFTNDIKKVGDEEKIRAQRGEKPAIVPLPEGISEEDDSKDFILGMPEDSNQKQEEVLEATSEQDFQSADSAQEENADAQESGGAPDLQALLNPVGLTDSSGIPDLSEFEDEKEPAKEEIPLEDMDLTSLLNPPQPEEPAKNEIKDDFPANEQSEEPAQENDEHDFGIGGLDLLNDEDDFAIGELDSSNGDDDFASTSAALQNATEDLANVANLKNTQADSSKNVDEVSADKVGFSQNENETPQSENDFSLDSFDLPKLDDDFDIDGLGSPKTDDGFAATGLDSPKNEEDFVSTPVDNAASKQTANTISVDKNASAKNDEDDDFAYSGEEINLNDDIPDEIAYEDGDMPKDSSSESKTPSENVDDTGGDSAQKKPNESQISVDSLSDENDFAQIDSSSPDQDLQNSTDDNLDFDLPDFDLESSSNLDTPSTPDSATSTAPVANPLDASSDEPSATDFSSEVPPSEDFSSALDGMAGAGDIDFGGDSKPAPSPLGADEFPVTVPKVPEDDFLFDENSFEIPGFSDTDTVAFDKKGRPAVDIADFSKSGGKPKNSLTDEEYKIFRKNFAEYPLNLRLAIEDLVVKNEFTDEAVFEVLEKVLKKVPARQLATHLEKMLDITIDVPRDYERRSFAQYEAYKQSFQYQLKNRIIPGGIFATVVALLCYLLFQAGVMFIYKPTMARILYSQGYTLLENNEYKQSESVFADAVKYKPIKKWFFKYAEGYRDHNQYERAAQMYKNILGIFNHDKKAGLDWAQMELYDRANYEKAEQIVRREILDFHINDSSALLLLGDVFLEWGEVEPSKYEDARSQYSDLIQLYGANDLYLSRMLRYFIRTDKLKNVLELKNRFYPREKSLGKDDWVELSGYALEKLYGPLPRSEEYLRSKIEDVRAMLEIALKKAPENPTAHYNMAKYFNENSNFDLAKRELTFSLDCFDALKKRTKKNVYQEIDACRLLGNLYADTREYLKAQEIYARGINLFQNENERTGLEGDKNTGLLYASMGDIEYFVSGDMNAALNDYEQAILNKNDTASINFRIGAIRYNNYEYDKALNSFLKANETEDVDVNLLLALANVLSLRGDNFAAEGYYSRLLSLLNTEKNRHLMLFPQDKEDDNRLVEMFLKVNNNLGVTLYKIAKQTGDSKKNAESLVRLSDSIRAWDALTRNPKTMVRLGGSNLALQNSKYITNSRSDYEPAIYTDIPKTLTAEKILD; translated from the coding sequence ATGCCGGGATTAAATCAGCTTAAAAAATTTACCAATGACATAAAAAAAGTCGGTGATGAAGAAAAAATTCGCGCACAGCGTGGAGAAAAACCGGCAATAGTTCCTCTCCCAGAAGGCATCTCCGAAGAAGACGACTCTAAAGATTTTATTCTTGGAATGCCAGAAGATTCAAATCAAAAACAAGAAGAAGTTTTGGAAGCGACGAGCGAACAGGATTTTCAAAGTGCAGATTCCGCTCAAGAAGAAAATGCTGATGCTCAAGAAAGCGGTGGTGCACCAGATTTACAAGCATTGTTGAATCCTGTTGGACTTACAGATTCGAGTGGAATTCCCGATTTAAGCGAATTTGAAGATGAAAAAGAGCCTGCAAAAGAAGAGATTCCTCTAGAAGATATGGATTTGACGAGTTTGCTCAATCCCCCTCAGCCAGAAGAACCTGCCAAAAACGAAATAAAAGACGATTTTCCTGCAAATGAGCAAAGTGAAGAGCCAGCACAAGAAAACGATGAACACGATTTTGGAATTGGCGGTCTTGACTTACTAAACGATGAAGATGATTTTGCGATAGGCGAACTAGATTCTTCAAATGGCGATGATGATTTTGCTTCAACTTCTGCTGCCTTGCAAAATGCTACAGAGGATTTGGCAAATGTTGCTAATCTAAAAAACACTCAAGCAGATTCCTCTAAAAATGTCGATGAAGTTTCAGCCGATAAAGTTGGTTTTTCTCAAAATGAAAATGAGACTCCACAAAGCGAGAATGATTTTTCGTTAGATTCTTTTGATTTACCAAAATTAGATGATGATTTTGATATAGATGGACTAGGTTCTCCAAAAACCGACGATGGTTTTGCAGCCACAGGGCTTGATTCTCCAAAAAACGAAGAGGATTTTGTAAGCACTCCAGTCGATAACGCAGCTTCAAAACAAACAGCGAATACGATTTCCGTCGATAAAAATGCTTCTGCTAAAAATGATGAAGACGATGATTTTGCATATTCGGGGGAAGAAATAAATTTAAATGATGACATCCCTGATGAAATTGCTTATGAAGATGGCGATATGCCAAAGGATTCTTCGTCAGAAAGCAAAACTCCATCAGAAAATGTAGACGATACTGGTGGGGATTCTGCGCAGAAAAAACCGAATGAATCTCAAATTTCAGTTGATTCACTCTCAGACGAAAATGACTTTGCGCAAATTGATTCATCCTCGCCTGACCAAGATTTACAAAACTCCACTGACGACAATTTAGATTTTGACTTGCCAGATTTTGATCTTGAATCTTCTTCTAATTTAGACACGCCTTCAACTCCTGATTCTGCGACTTCCACAGCTCCAGTGGCAAATCCTCTGGACGCAAGTTCTGATGAACCTTCTGCTACAGATTTTTCCAGCGAAGTTCCACCTTCAGAAGATTTTTCTAGTGCACTTGATGGAATGGCTGGGGCAGGCGATATAGACTTTGGCGGAGATTCAAAGCCTGCTCCGTCGCCTCTGGGAGCAGATGAATTTCCTGTTACAGTTCCAAAAGTTCCAGAAGATGACTTTTTATTTGACGAAAATAGTTTTGAAATTCCAGGTTTTTCAGATACGGATACTGTTGCTTTTGATAAAAAAGGTCGTCCTGCTGTTGATATTGCAGATTTTTCAAAATCTGGTGGAAAACCAAAAAATTCTTTGACCGATGAAGAATATAAAATTTTCAGAAAAAATTTTGCTGAATATCCTCTTAATCTTCGTCTTGCGATAGAAGATTTAGTCGTAAAAAATGAATTTACAGACGAAGCGGTTTTTGAGGTTTTAGAAAAAGTCTTAAAAAAAGTGCCTGCAAGACAACTTGCCACTCATCTCGAAAAAATGCTCGATATTACCATCGATGTTCCACGGGATTATGAGAGGCGTTCTTTTGCACAATATGAAGCATACAAGCAGTCGTTTCAGTATCAGCTTAAAAACAGGATAATCCCAGGTGGAATTTTTGCTACAGTTGTTGCGCTCCTTTGTTATCTGCTTTTTCAAGCTGGAGTTATGTTTATCTATAAACCAACGATGGCGCGTATTCTCTACAGTCAAGGCTACACCTTGCTCGAAAACAACGAATATAAGCAGTCGGAATCTGTCTTTGCGGATGCTGTAAAATATAAACCGATAAAAAAATGGTTTTTTAAATATGCAGAAGGATATAGAGACCATAATCAGTACGAAAGAGCGGCTCAAATGTACAAAAATATCCTGGGTATTTTTAATCATGACAAAAAAGCAGGTCTAGATTGGGCTCAGATGGAACTTTACGACAGGGCAAATTATGAAAAAGCGGAACAAATCGTACGCAGAGAAATTTTAGACTTTCATATAAATGATTCTTCGGCTCTTTTGTTGCTTGGCGATGTATTTTTGGAATGGGGCGAAGTTGAACCCTCAAAATATGAAGATGCGCGCTCGCAATATTCAGACTTGATTCAACTTTATGGAGCAAACGACCTCTATCTTTCTAGGATGCTTCGTTACTTTATTCGAACTGATAAATTAAAAAATGTGCTTGAGTTAAAAAATCGTTTTTATCCTAGAGAAAAATCTTTGGGAAAAGATGATTGGGTTGAACTTTCTGGCTACGCTCTTGAAAAACTCTATGGACCTCTTCCGCGTTCAGAAGAGTACCTGCGTTCAAAGATTGAAGATGTTCGGGCAATGCTCGAAATCGCTTTAAAAAAAGCGCCAGAAAATCCTACAGCACACTACAATATGGCAAAATATTTTAACGAAAATAGCAATTTTGACTTAGCAAAACGAGAATTGACTTTTTCTCTCGATTGTTTTGACGCCCTAAAAAAACGAACCAAGAAGAATGTTTACCAAGAAATTGATGCTTGCAGACTTTTGGGAAATCTCTATGCCGACACTCGCGAATATTTAAAAGCTCAAGAAATCTATGCCAGAGGAATAAATTTGTTCCAAAATGAGAATGAACGGACAGGTTTAGAAGGAGATAAAAACACAGGACTTTTGTATGCATCTATGGGCGACATCGAATATTTTGTATCTGGCGATATGAATGCTGCCTTAAATGATTATGAGCAGGCGATATTGAATAAAAACGATACAGCAAGCATAAATTTTAGAATTGGTGCGATAAGATACAATAACTATGAATACGATAAAGCACTAAATTCTTTTTTAAAGGCAAACGAAACAGAAGATGTTGATGTTAACCTCTTGCTTGCACTTGCAAATGTGCTTTCGCTCAGGGGCGATAATTTTGCCGCAGAAGGATATTATTCAAGGCTTTTAAGCCTTTTGAATACAGAAAAAAACAGACATCTGATGCTCTTTCCTCAAGATAAAGAAGACGATAATCGTCTCGTCGAAATGTTCTTAAAGGTCAACAACAATCTTGGAGTAACGCTTTATAAAATTGCAAAACAAACTGGCGACAGCAAAAAAAATGCAGAAAGCTTGGTAAGACTTTCTGATTCAATACGCGCGTGGGATGCTTTGACTAGAAATCCAAAAACTATGGTAAGGCTTGGTGGAAGCAATCTCGCCTTGCAGAATTCAAAATACATCACTAATTCGCGCTCTGATTATGAGCCTGCAATATATACGGATATTCCAAAGACTCTTACGGCAGAAAAAATCCTTGATTAG
- a CDS encoding diacylglycerol/polyprenol kinase family protein: MICSRVGIDIKKHIISLKKEVFRKSIHVCTAFVPVLLHFYRIPTIILLSALLLFYIVSEFLRLKGKSIPLVSTITEAAARKRDENHFVYGPVTLVVGIIFSAVFFQEKFATVGILSLAFGDGLASLAGKTFGKIEVPLTGGKTAAGSLTCFNAIFFTSFFILNDTLFSLLLAFVGTIIEGLPLKDFDNIFIPISISFLAQILSPHI; encoded by the coding sequence ATGATTTGCTCAAGAGTTGGAATCGACATAAAAAAACACATTATCTCACTCAAAAAAGAAGTCTTCAGAAAATCAATCCACGTCTGTACCGCTTTTGTTCCAGTTTTACTGCATTTTTATAGAATTCCTACAATAATTTTGCTTTCAGCTTTGCTTTTATTTTATATTGTAAGTGAATTTTTGCGATTAAAAGGAAAAAGCATCCCTCTTGTAAGTACAATAACAGAAGCCGCTGCAAGAAAAAGAGACGAAAATCATTTTGTATATGGCCCTGTAACCTTGGTTGTTGGAATAATTTTTTCCGCAGTTTTTTTTCAAGAAAAATTTGCTACAGTAGGAATTCTTTCCCTTGCATTTGGCGATGGGCTTGCAAGTTTGGCAGGAAAGACCTTTGGCAAGATAGAAGTTCCTTTAACTGGAGGGAAAACAGCAGCAGGTAGCCTTACTTGTTTTAATGCAATTTTTTTTACATCGTTTTTTATATTGAATGATACCCTTTTTAGTCTTTTACTTGCCTTTGTAGGAACAATAATAGAAGGTCTGCCTTTAAAAGACTTCGACAACATATTTATTCCTATAAGCATAAGTTTTTTGGCCCAAATTTTATCGCCACATATATAG